A single genomic interval of Corylus avellana chromosome ca10, CavTom2PMs-1.0 harbors:
- the LOC132163009 gene encoding predicted GPI-anchored protein 58: MAKALSSLSILLVVLFHCITTSAQPAVAPAKPADSPAPPANAPAQPASPPAQPALPPVQPAAKAPAPAQRALVPVTKVLLPLDIFNPKPKKVAAGLAPVVAPTSSKPKPTKEDAPLTPSAAAKVDEAAAVSLTRHGMLESIGVAVVAFFVIKRT; the protein is encoded by the exons ATGGCCAAGGCTCTGTCCTCCCTCTCAATTCTACTTGTGGTTCTCTTCCATTGCATCACAACTTCAGCCCAGCCGGCTGTGGCTCCAGCCAAGCCCGCCGACTCCCCGGCTCCGCCCGCCAATGCCCCAGCTCAGCCCGCCAGTCCCCCGGCTCAGCCTGCCCTTCCCCCAGTCCAGCCGGCCGCCAAAGCCCCAGCCCCAGCCCAGCGTGCCCTGGTCCCG GTGACCAAAGTGCTTCTCCCGTTGGACATTTTCAATCCTAAGCCTAAAAAAGTAGCAGCAGGGCTAGCCCCCGTAGTCGCACCAACATCGTCGAAGCCTAAGCCAACAAAAGAGGACGCTCCGCTGACTCCGTCTGCCGCTGCCAAAGTGGATGAGGCTGCTGCAGTAAGTCTCACTAGGCATGGAATGTTGGAGTCCATTGGAGTTGCCGTGGTTGCATTCTTTGTGATCAAACGAACTTGA